GCGGAAGGAGCCGAGCGCCCCGAACGCGGCCAGGGTCTGGAGCAGGATGACCGCGGTCATGGCGAAGCAGGCGAGGGTGAGTATGCTCGCGTAGGGGAGGCGCTCGCGGCGGAGGAGATTCAGCACCAGGCCGAGGAGGCTGTACGCGAGGGCGGCGAGGAGCTTCCAGACGAAGAAGAAGACGAGGCACGCGACGAACGCGAGCGGCGCCGCCAGCAGGCGCAGGCGGCCGTACATCCTCCTGACGCTCGCTCCGTTCACCACCAGGCCCTCCCAGCGGGCGCGCGCCTCGGGCGTCTGCGACACCAGGTCGTACACGCGGCGCTGTCCCGCCCGCCCCTCGCTCACGACCACTTGCGTCCGGCTGACGAACACTGGGGCTCCACGCAGGTCATCCGCGCTCGGCGTTTCCCTCCGCGTGTCGATGACGAGCAGCGTCCCGAGGGCGGGATGGGTGAGCACGAACGGCTGCGGGGCGTCCATGACCGCGCCGTGGTCCGTGAGCTTCACCTCGGGAAGGTTCGGCGCGAGCCAGTCCACGAAGCGGTCGGCGGCCGGAAGCCAGAAGGCCAGGAGGGCGATCGCGATCGCTGCGGAGTAGAGCGAGGAGAGGTAGACGAGGTAGGCGAGCCCCCGCCCGAGCCGCTGGCGCGCGACCCGGCGATAGAAGGCGAGGCTGCAAAGGCTGAGGACGGGGCCGAGGACGATGTCCGTCATCGCGCCAGATCCGCCCCCAGGCGTGCGAGCTGCCGCGTGCCCGAGCCGAGCGTCAGCTCGATCTGCTTCGACCAGAGATAGTAGCGGTGCAACGGGTAGTCGACGTCGACGCCGATCCCGCCGTGCAGGTGCTGCGCCGCGTACACGACCCGGTGCGCGGCCTCCGAGGCCCAGAACTTCGCGATCGCGACCTCGGTGGTCGCGGCGCGATCGGCGCAAAGGCGCCACGCCGCCTGCCAGGTCGTCAGCCGGATCGCCTCGGCGTCGATGTAGGCGTCGGCGGCCCGCTGCTGCACTGCCTGGAAGGACGCGATCGGCCGGCCGAACTGCTCTCGGCCCGTCGTGTACTCGGCCGTCATGCGGAGCGCCCGGTCCGTCACGCCGACCTGCATCGCGCAGAGCCCGACGGTCGCGTGCTCGACGAGCCAGGCAAGGGCGGCGGCGCCGCCCGGCAGCTCCTCGGCGTCCGCGCCGGCGAGGGCGAGATGACCGAGCGGCTCGCGGTTGGTCGCCGTCTGGCGCTCGACCCGGACGCCGGCGCCGCGGGGATCGACGAGGAAGAGCCCCGGCTCGCCCGCGGCGGTGCGTGCCGGCACGAGGACGCGCGCCGCCAGGTGGGCCGCCGGCACGCAGGTCTTCGTGCCGTCGAGGCGCCAGCGCGCGCCGTCGCGGCGCGCGGCCGTGGCGGGCTCGCGGGGATCGTCCGCGTCGGGCTCCACGAGCGCGGCGCCGAGCACGACCTCGCCCGACGCGACGCCGGGGAGGAACGCGGCGCGCTGCGCGCGCGTGCCGAAGCGCGCGAGCGGCAGCGCGCCCAGCACGAGCGTCGGCCATGCGGGGACCGGCGCCACGGCGCGCCCGACCTCCTCGAGCACGAGGCAGAGGTCGAGGAAGCCGAGGCCGCTGCCGCCGAACTCTTCCGGGATCGCCGTCCCGAGGAGGCGCGCGCCGGCGAGCGCCTCCCACGCCGCGCGGTCGAACCAGTCCGGCTCGGCCTCGACCAGCGCGAGGCGCTCCGGCGTCACGTGATCCGCGAGGATGCGGCGGGCCAGCTCGCGGAGCGCCTCCTGCTCGGGCGTGAGCGCGAAGTCCATCAGAAGTCTCCCGGGGTGACTCCTAGCGCGCCCGCGGCATGCCGAGGCCGGCCATCGCGATGATGTCGCGCTGCACCTCGTTGGTGCCGCCGCCGAAGGTGAGGATGAGCGTAGCGCGATACATGCGCTCGACGCGCCCCTTGAGCACCGCCCCCGGCGAGCCGGCCTTCAACGCCCCCGCCTCGCCCATCACCTCGAGCAACAATTGATACGCCTGCACGTAGAACTCGCTGCCGTACACCTTGACCGCGGAAGCCTCGGCGTAGTTGAGCGTGCCGCGGGTCATGCTCCACGCCTGCTGCCAGTTGAGGAGCCGGAGCACCTCGAGCCCGGCGCGGACGCGCGCCAGGTGGAGCTGCACCCAGGGCCGGTCGATCACGCGCTCGCCGGAGGCGAGGCGCGTGGCGCGCGCCCAGGCGCATGCATCCTCGAAGATACGGTCCACGTAGCCGACGGCGGAGAGCGCGATGCGCTCGTGGTTCAGCTGCGTCGTGATCAGCCACCAGCCGCCGTTCTCGGGCCCGACCAGGCTCTCGGCCGGCACGCGCACGTCCTCGTAGTAGGTGGCGTTGGTGCGCACGTTGCCCATCGTCCAGATGGGCGTGATCTTGTAGCCCGGCGCGCTGGTGGGGACGACG
This genomic window from Deltaproteobacteria bacterium contains:
- a CDS encoding DUF1189 domain-containing protein, which translates into the protein MTDIVLGPVLSLCSLAFYRRVARQRLGRGLAYLVYLSSLYSAAIAIALLAFWLPAADRFVDWLAPNLPEVKLTDHGAVMDAPQPFVLTHPALGTLLVIDTRRETPSADDLRGAPVFVSRTQVVVSEGRAGQRRVYDLVSQTPEARARWEGLVVNGASVRRMYGRLRLLAAPLAFVACLVFFFVWKLLAALAYSLLGLVLNLLRRERLPYASILTLACFAMTAVILLQTLAAFGALGSFR
- a CDS encoding acyl-CoA dehydrogenase translates to MDFALTPEQEALRELARRILADHVTPERLALVEAEPDWFDRAAWEALAGARLLGTAIPEEFGGSGLGFLDLCLVLEEVGRAVAPVPAWPTLVLGALPLARFGTRAQRAAFLPGVASGEVVLGAALVEPDADDPREPATAARRDGARWRLDGTKTCVPAAHLAARVLVPARTAAGEPGLFLVDPRGAGVRVERQTATNREPLGHLALAGADAEELPGGAAALAWLVEHATVGLCAMQVGVTDRALRMTAEYTTGREQFGRPIASFQAVQQRAADAYIDAEAIRLTTWQAAWRLCADRAATTEVAIAKFWASEAAHRVVYAAQHLHGGIGVDVDYPLHRYYLWSKQIELTLGSGTRQLARLGADLAR
- a CDS encoding acyl-CoA dehydrogenase, whose amino-acid sequence is MHLDYTPEQQALREELRAYFARLVTPEYQAELAGTEGGGPLYLKTVRQLGADGWLGIGWPREYGGQGRTPIEQFIFFDEAARAGIMLPTLTINAVAPAIMEHGTAAQKARFLPAILRGECHFAIGYTEPSSGTDLASLRTRAARDGDAWVIDGAKLFTSQAEFADYIWLAARTHPEAPKHKGISMFVVPTSAPGYKITPIWTMGNVRTNATYYEDVRVPAESLVGPENGGWWLITTQLNHERIALSAVGYVDRIFEDACAWARATRLASGERVIDRPWVQLHLARVRAGLEVLRLLNWQQAWSMTRGTLNYAEASAVKVYGSEFYVQAYQLLLEVMGEAGALKAGSPGAVLKGRVERMYRATLILTFGGGTNEVQRDIIAMAGLGMPRAR